A genomic stretch from Capricornis sumatraensis isolate serow.1 chromosome 4, serow.2, whole genome shotgun sequence includes:
- the NFYB gene encoding nuclear transcription factor Y subunit beta: protein MTMDGDSSTTDASQLGISADYIGGSHYVIQPHDDTEDSMNDHEDTNGSKESFREQDIYLPIANVARIMKNAIPQTGKIAKDAKECVQECVSEFISFITSEASERCHQEKRKTINGEDILFAMSTLGFDSYVEPLKLYLQKFREAMKGEKGIGGAVTATDGLSEELTEEAFTNQLPAGLITADGQQQNVMVYTTSYQQISGVQQIQFS from the exons ATGACA ATGGATGGTGACAGTTCTACCACAGATGCTTCTCAACTAGGGATTTCTGCAGACTATATTGGAGGGAGTCATTATGTTATACAGCCTCATGATG ATACTGAGGACAGCATGAATGATCATGAAGACACAAATGGTTCAAAAGAAAGTTTTAGAGAACAAGATATATACCTTCCAATTGCAAATGTTGCAAGAATAATGAAAAACGCCATACCTCAAACGGGAAAG ATTGCAaaagatgccaaagaatgtgTTCAAGAATGTGTAAGCGAGTTCATCAGCTTCATAACATCTGAAGCAAGTGAAAGATGCCACCAAGAGAAGCGGAAGACAATCAACGGAGAAGATATTCTTTTTGCCATGTCTACCTTAGGCTTCGACAGTTACGTAGAACCTCTGAAACTATACCTTCAAAAGTTCAGAGAG gctatgaaaggagaaaaaggaattgGTGGAGCAGTCACAGCTACAGATGGACTAAGCGAAGAGCTTACAGAGGAGGCATTTA cTAACCAGTTACCAGCTGGCTTAATAACTGCAGATGGTCAGCAACAAAATGTTATGGTTTACACAACATCATATCAACAG ATTTCTGGTGTTCAGCAAATTCAGTTTTCATGA